The following coding sequences are from one Saccopteryx bilineata isolate mSacBil1 chromosome 3, mSacBil1_pri_phased_curated, whole genome shotgun sequence window:
- the PUF60 gene encoding poly(U)-binding-splicing factor PUF60 isoform X2 — protein sequence MATATIALQVNGQQGGGSEPAAAVVAAGDKWKPPQGTDPIKMENGQSTAAKLGLPPLTPEQQEALQKAKKYAMEQSIKSVLVKQTIAHQQQQLTNLQMAAVTMGFGDPLSPLQSMAAQRQRALAIMCRVYVGSIYYELGEDTIRQAFAPFGPIKSIDMSWDSVTMKHKGFAFVEYEVPEAAQLALEQMNSVMLGGRNIKVGRPSNIGQAQPIIDQLAEEARAFNRIYVASVHQDLSDDDIKSVFEAFGKIKSCTLARDPTTGKHKGYGFIEYEKAQSSQDAVSSMNLFDLGGQYLRVGKAVTPPMPLLTPATPGGLPPAAAVAAAAATAKITAQEAVAGAAVLGTLATPGLVSPALTLAQPLGALPQAVMAAQAPGVITGVTPARPPIPVTIPSVGVVNPILSSPPTLGLLEPKKEKEEEELFAESERPEMLSEQEHMSISGSSARHMVMQKLLRKQESTVMVLRNMVDPKDIDDDLEGEVTEECGKFGAVNRVIIYQEKQGEEEDAEIIVKIFVEFSMASETHKAIQALNGRWFAGRKVVAEVYDQERFDNSDLSA from the exons CAGGTCAATGGCCAGCAAGGAGGGGGGTCCGAGCCGGCGGCGGCAGtggtggcagcgggagacaaatgGAAACCGCCACAG GGGACGGACCCCATCAAGATGGAGAATGGGCAAAGCACGGCCGCAAAGCTGGGGCTGCCTCCCCTGACGCCCGAGCAGCAGGAGGCCCTCCAGAAG GCCAAGAAGTACGCCATGGAGCAGAGCATTAAGAGCGTGCTGGTGAAGCAGACCATcgcccaccagcagcagcagctcaccAACCTGCAG ATGGCAGCAGTGACAATGGGCTTTGGAGATCCTCTCTCACCTTTGCAATCG ATGGCAGCTCAGCGGCAGCGGGCACTGGCCATCATGTGCAGGGTCTACGTGGGCTCCATCTACTATGAGCTGGGCGAGGACACCATTCGCCAGGCCTTTGCCCCCTTTGGGCCCATCAAGAGCATTGACATGTCGTGGGACTCCGTCACCATGAAACACAAG GGCTTTGCCTTTGTGGAGTATGAGGTCCCAGAAGCCGCGCAGCTGGCTTTGGAGCAGATGAACTCGGTGATGCTGGGCGGCCGGAACATTAAG GTGGGCAGGCCCAGCAACATTGGACAAGCCCAGCCCATCATAGACCAGCTGGCTGAGGAGGCACGTGCCTTCAACCGGATCTACGTGGCTTCTGTGCACCAGGACCTCTCAGACGATGACATCAAGAGTGTGTTTGAGGCCTTTGGCAAGATCAAATCTTGCACGCTGGCCCGGGACCCCACGACCGGCAAGCACAAGGGCTATGGCTTTATTG AGTATGAGAAGGCCCAGTCGTCTCAGGATGCCGTGTCTTCCATGAACCTCTTTGACCTGGGTGGCCAGTATTTGCGGGTGGGCAAGGCTGTCACACCCCCCATGCCCCTGCTTACACCTGCCACACCTGGAGGCCTCCCGCCGGCTGCTGCTGTGGCTGCAGCTGCAGCCACAGCCAAGATTACAGCTCAG gaagcagtGGCCGGGGCAGCAGTGCTGGGTACCCTTGCCACACCTGGATTGGTGTCCCCTGCACTGACGCTGGCCCAACCTCTAGGGGCTTTGCCCCAGGCTGTCATGGCTGCCCAAGCCCCAGGAGTCATCACAG GTGTGACCCCGGCCCGGCCTCCCATTCCAGTCACCATCCCCTCCGTGGGAGTGGTGAACCCCATCCTCTCTAGCCCCCCAACGCTGGGCCTCCTGGAGcccaagaaggagaaggaggaggaggagctgtttGCCGAGTCGGAGCGGCCAGAGATGCTGAGTGAGCAGGAGCACATGAGCATCTCGGGCAGCAGTGCGCGCCATATGGTCATGCAGAAGCTGCTGCGCAAGCAGGAG TCCACAGTGATGGTTCTGCGCAACATGGTGGACCCCAAGGACATTGACGACGACCTGGAGGGGGAGGTGACCGAGGAGTGTGGCAAGTTTGGTGCTGTCAACCGTGTCATCATCTACCAGGAGAAGCAGGGCGAGGAGGAGGACGCAGAGATCATCGTCAAGATCTTTGTGGAGTTTTCCATGGCTTCTGAGACTCACAAGGCCATCCAGGCCCTCAATGGGCGCTGGTTCGCTGGCCGCAAGGTTGTGGCTGAAGTGTATGACCAGGAGCGTTTTGATAACAGTGACCTCTCTGCGTGA
- the PUF60 gene encoding poly(U)-binding-splicing factor PUF60 isoform X7 gives MATATIALGTDPIKMENGQSTAAKLGLPPLTPEQQEALQKAKKYAMEQSIKSVLVKQTIAHQQQQLTNLQMAAQRQRALAIMCRVYVGSIYYELGEDTIRQAFAPFGPIKSIDMSWDSVTMKHKGFAFVEYEVPEAAQLALEQMNSVMLGGRNIKVGRPSNIGQAQPIIDQLAEEARAFNRIYVASVHQDLSDDDIKSVFEAFGKIKSCTLARDPTTGKHKGYGFIEYEKAQSSQDAVSSMNLFDLGGQYLRVGKAVTPPMPLLTPATPGGLPPAAAVAAAAATAKITAQEAVAGAAVLGTLATPGLVSPALTLAQPLGALPQAVMAAQAPGVITGVTPARPPIPVTIPSVGVVNPILSSPPTLGLLEPKKEKEEEELFAESERPEMLSEQEHMSISGSSARHMVMQKLLRKQESTVMVLRNMVDPKDIDDDLEGEVTEECGKFGAVNRVIIYQEKQGEEEDAEIIVKIFVEFSMASETHKAIQALNGRWFAGRKVVAEVYDQERFDNSDLSA, from the exons GGGACGGACCCCATCAAGATGGAGAATGGGCAAAGCACGGCCGCAAAGCTGGGGCTGCCTCCCCTGACGCCCGAGCAGCAGGAGGCCCTCCAGAAG GCCAAGAAGTACGCCATGGAGCAGAGCATTAAGAGCGTGCTGGTGAAGCAGACCATcgcccaccagcagcagcagctcaccAACCTGCAG ATGGCAGCTCAGCGGCAGCGGGCACTGGCCATCATGTGCAGGGTCTACGTGGGCTCCATCTACTATGAGCTGGGCGAGGACACCATTCGCCAGGCCTTTGCCCCCTTTGGGCCCATCAAGAGCATTGACATGTCGTGGGACTCCGTCACCATGAAACACAAG GGCTTTGCCTTTGTGGAGTATGAGGTCCCAGAAGCCGCGCAGCTGGCTTTGGAGCAGATGAACTCGGTGATGCTGGGCGGCCGGAACATTAAG GTGGGCAGGCCCAGCAACATTGGACAAGCCCAGCCCATCATAGACCAGCTGGCTGAGGAGGCACGTGCCTTCAACCGGATCTACGTGGCTTCTGTGCACCAGGACCTCTCAGACGATGACATCAAGAGTGTGTTTGAGGCCTTTGGCAAGATCAAATCTTGCACGCTGGCCCGGGACCCCACGACCGGCAAGCACAAGGGCTATGGCTTTATTG AGTATGAGAAGGCCCAGTCGTCTCAGGATGCCGTGTCTTCCATGAACCTCTTTGACCTGGGTGGCCAGTATTTGCGGGTGGGCAAGGCTGTCACACCCCCCATGCCCCTGCTTACACCTGCCACACCTGGAGGCCTCCCGCCGGCTGCTGCTGTGGCTGCAGCTGCAGCCACAGCCAAGATTACAGCTCAG gaagcagtGGCCGGGGCAGCAGTGCTGGGTACCCTTGCCACACCTGGATTGGTGTCCCCTGCACTGACGCTGGCCCAACCTCTAGGGGCTTTGCCCCAGGCTGTCATGGCTGCCCAAGCCCCAGGAGTCATCACAG GTGTGACCCCGGCCCGGCCTCCCATTCCAGTCACCATCCCCTCCGTGGGAGTGGTGAACCCCATCCTCTCTAGCCCCCCAACGCTGGGCCTCCTGGAGcccaagaaggagaaggaggaggaggagctgtttGCCGAGTCGGAGCGGCCAGAGATGCTGAGTGAGCAGGAGCACATGAGCATCTCGGGCAGCAGTGCGCGCCATATGGTCATGCAGAAGCTGCTGCGCAAGCAGGAG TCCACAGTGATGGTTCTGCGCAACATGGTGGACCCCAAGGACATTGACGACGACCTGGAGGGGGAGGTGACCGAGGAGTGTGGCAAGTTTGGTGCTGTCAACCGTGTCATCATCTACCAGGAGAAGCAGGGCGAGGAGGAGGACGCAGAGATCATCGTCAAGATCTTTGTGGAGTTTTCCATGGCTTCTGAGACTCACAAGGCCATCCAGGCCCTCAATGGGCGCTGGTTCGCTGGCCGCAAGGTTGTGGCTGAAGTGTATGACCAGGAGCGTTTTGATAACAGTGACCTCTCTGCGTGA
- the PUF60 gene encoding poly(U)-binding-splicing factor PUF60 isoform X4, with protein sequence MATATIALQVNGQQGGGSEPAAAVVAAGDKWKPPQGTDPIKMENGQSTAAKLGLPPLTPEQQEALQKAKKYAMEQSIKSVLVKQTIAHQQQQLTNLQMAAQRQRALAIMCRVYVGSIYYELGEDTIRQAFAPFGPIKSIDMSWDSVTMKHKGFAFVEYEVPEAAQLALEQMNSVMLGGRNIKVGRPSNIGQAQPIIDQLAEEARAFNRIYVASVHQDLSDDDIKSVFEAFGKIKSCTLARDPTTGKHKGYGFIEYEKAQSSQDAVSSMNLFDLGGQYLRVGKAVTPPMPLLTPATPGGLPPAAAVAAAAATAKITAQEAVAGAAVLGTLATPGLVSPALTLAQPLGALPQAVMAAQAPGVITGVTPARPPIPVTIPSVGVVNPILSSPPTLGLLEPKKEKEEEELFAESERPEMLSEQEHMSISGSSARHMVMQKLLRKQESTVMVLRNMVDPKDIDDDLEGEVTEECGKFGAVNRVIIYQEKQGEEEDAEIIVKIFVEFSMASETHKAIQALNGRWFAGRKVVAEVYDQERFDNSDLSA encoded by the exons CAGGTCAATGGCCAGCAAGGAGGGGGGTCCGAGCCGGCGGCGGCAGtggtggcagcgggagacaaatgGAAACCGCCACAG GGGACGGACCCCATCAAGATGGAGAATGGGCAAAGCACGGCCGCAAAGCTGGGGCTGCCTCCCCTGACGCCCGAGCAGCAGGAGGCCCTCCAGAAG GCCAAGAAGTACGCCATGGAGCAGAGCATTAAGAGCGTGCTGGTGAAGCAGACCATcgcccaccagcagcagcagctcaccAACCTGCAG ATGGCAGCTCAGCGGCAGCGGGCACTGGCCATCATGTGCAGGGTCTACGTGGGCTCCATCTACTATGAGCTGGGCGAGGACACCATTCGCCAGGCCTTTGCCCCCTTTGGGCCCATCAAGAGCATTGACATGTCGTGGGACTCCGTCACCATGAAACACAAG GGCTTTGCCTTTGTGGAGTATGAGGTCCCAGAAGCCGCGCAGCTGGCTTTGGAGCAGATGAACTCGGTGATGCTGGGCGGCCGGAACATTAAG GTGGGCAGGCCCAGCAACATTGGACAAGCCCAGCCCATCATAGACCAGCTGGCTGAGGAGGCACGTGCCTTCAACCGGATCTACGTGGCTTCTGTGCACCAGGACCTCTCAGACGATGACATCAAGAGTGTGTTTGAGGCCTTTGGCAAGATCAAATCTTGCACGCTGGCCCGGGACCCCACGACCGGCAAGCACAAGGGCTATGGCTTTATTG AGTATGAGAAGGCCCAGTCGTCTCAGGATGCCGTGTCTTCCATGAACCTCTTTGACCTGGGTGGCCAGTATTTGCGGGTGGGCAAGGCTGTCACACCCCCCATGCCCCTGCTTACACCTGCCACACCTGGAGGCCTCCCGCCGGCTGCTGCTGTGGCTGCAGCTGCAGCCACAGCCAAGATTACAGCTCAG gaagcagtGGCCGGGGCAGCAGTGCTGGGTACCCTTGCCACACCTGGATTGGTGTCCCCTGCACTGACGCTGGCCCAACCTCTAGGGGCTTTGCCCCAGGCTGTCATGGCTGCCCAAGCCCCAGGAGTCATCACAG GTGTGACCCCGGCCCGGCCTCCCATTCCAGTCACCATCCCCTCCGTGGGAGTGGTGAACCCCATCCTCTCTAGCCCCCCAACGCTGGGCCTCCTGGAGcccaagaaggagaaggaggaggaggagctgtttGCCGAGTCGGAGCGGCCAGAGATGCTGAGTGAGCAGGAGCACATGAGCATCTCGGGCAGCAGTGCGCGCCATATGGTCATGCAGAAGCTGCTGCGCAAGCAGGAG TCCACAGTGATGGTTCTGCGCAACATGGTGGACCCCAAGGACATTGACGACGACCTGGAGGGGGAGGTGACCGAGGAGTGTGGCAAGTTTGGTGCTGTCAACCGTGTCATCATCTACCAGGAGAAGCAGGGCGAGGAGGAGGACGCAGAGATCATCGTCAAGATCTTTGTGGAGTTTTCCATGGCTTCTGAGACTCACAAGGCCATCCAGGCCCTCAATGGGCGCTGGTTCGCTGGCCGCAAGGTTGTGGCTGAAGTGTATGACCAGGAGCGTTTTGATAACAGTGACCTCTCTGCGTGA
- the PUF60 gene encoding poly(U)-binding-splicing factor PUF60 isoform X3, which yields MATATIALVNGQQGGGSEPAAAVVAAGDKWKPPQGTDPIKMENGQSTAAKLGLPPLTPEQQEALQKAKKYAMEQSIKSVLVKQTIAHQQQQLTNLQMAAVTMGFGDPLSPLQSMAAQRQRALAIMCRVYVGSIYYELGEDTIRQAFAPFGPIKSIDMSWDSVTMKHKGFAFVEYEVPEAAQLALEQMNSVMLGGRNIKVGRPSNIGQAQPIIDQLAEEARAFNRIYVASVHQDLSDDDIKSVFEAFGKIKSCTLARDPTTGKHKGYGFIEYEKAQSSQDAVSSMNLFDLGGQYLRVGKAVTPPMPLLTPATPGGLPPAAAVAAAAATAKITAQEAVAGAAVLGTLATPGLVSPALTLAQPLGALPQAVMAAQAPGVITGVTPARPPIPVTIPSVGVVNPILSSPPTLGLLEPKKEKEEEELFAESERPEMLSEQEHMSISGSSARHMVMQKLLRKQESTVMVLRNMVDPKDIDDDLEGEVTEECGKFGAVNRVIIYQEKQGEEEDAEIIVKIFVEFSMASETHKAIQALNGRWFAGRKVVAEVYDQERFDNSDLSA from the exons GTCAATGGCCAGCAAGGAGGGGGGTCCGAGCCGGCGGCGGCAGtggtggcagcgggagacaaatgGAAACCGCCACAG GGGACGGACCCCATCAAGATGGAGAATGGGCAAAGCACGGCCGCAAAGCTGGGGCTGCCTCCCCTGACGCCCGAGCAGCAGGAGGCCCTCCAGAAG GCCAAGAAGTACGCCATGGAGCAGAGCATTAAGAGCGTGCTGGTGAAGCAGACCATcgcccaccagcagcagcagctcaccAACCTGCAG ATGGCAGCAGTGACAATGGGCTTTGGAGATCCTCTCTCACCTTTGCAATCG ATGGCAGCTCAGCGGCAGCGGGCACTGGCCATCATGTGCAGGGTCTACGTGGGCTCCATCTACTATGAGCTGGGCGAGGACACCATTCGCCAGGCCTTTGCCCCCTTTGGGCCCATCAAGAGCATTGACATGTCGTGGGACTCCGTCACCATGAAACACAAG GGCTTTGCCTTTGTGGAGTATGAGGTCCCAGAAGCCGCGCAGCTGGCTTTGGAGCAGATGAACTCGGTGATGCTGGGCGGCCGGAACATTAAG GTGGGCAGGCCCAGCAACATTGGACAAGCCCAGCCCATCATAGACCAGCTGGCTGAGGAGGCACGTGCCTTCAACCGGATCTACGTGGCTTCTGTGCACCAGGACCTCTCAGACGATGACATCAAGAGTGTGTTTGAGGCCTTTGGCAAGATCAAATCTTGCACGCTGGCCCGGGACCCCACGACCGGCAAGCACAAGGGCTATGGCTTTATTG AGTATGAGAAGGCCCAGTCGTCTCAGGATGCCGTGTCTTCCATGAACCTCTTTGACCTGGGTGGCCAGTATTTGCGGGTGGGCAAGGCTGTCACACCCCCCATGCCCCTGCTTACACCTGCCACACCTGGAGGCCTCCCGCCGGCTGCTGCTGTGGCTGCAGCTGCAGCCACAGCCAAGATTACAGCTCAG gaagcagtGGCCGGGGCAGCAGTGCTGGGTACCCTTGCCACACCTGGATTGGTGTCCCCTGCACTGACGCTGGCCCAACCTCTAGGGGCTTTGCCCCAGGCTGTCATGGCTGCCCAAGCCCCAGGAGTCATCACAG GTGTGACCCCGGCCCGGCCTCCCATTCCAGTCACCATCCCCTCCGTGGGAGTGGTGAACCCCATCCTCTCTAGCCCCCCAACGCTGGGCCTCCTGGAGcccaagaaggagaaggaggaggaggagctgtttGCCGAGTCGGAGCGGCCAGAGATGCTGAGTGAGCAGGAGCACATGAGCATCTCGGGCAGCAGTGCGCGCCATATGGTCATGCAGAAGCTGCTGCGCAAGCAGGAG TCCACAGTGATGGTTCTGCGCAACATGGTGGACCCCAAGGACATTGACGACGACCTGGAGGGGGAGGTGACCGAGGAGTGTGGCAAGTTTGGTGCTGTCAACCGTGTCATCATCTACCAGGAGAAGCAGGGCGAGGAGGAGGACGCAGAGATCATCGTCAAGATCTTTGTGGAGTTTTCCATGGCTTCTGAGACTCACAAGGCCATCCAGGCCCTCAATGGGCGCTGGTTCGCTGGCCGCAAGGTTGTGGCTGAAGTGTATGACCAGGAGCGTTTTGATAACAGTGACCTCTCTGCGTGA
- the PUF60 gene encoding poly(U)-binding-splicing factor PUF60 isoform X6 gives MATATIALGTDPIKMENGQSTAAKLGLPPLTPEQQEALQKAKKYAMEQSIKSVLVKQTIAHQQQQLTNLQMAAVTMGFGDPLSPLQSMAAQRQRALAIMCRVYVGSIYYELGEDTIRQAFAPFGPIKSIDMSWDSVTMKHKGFAFVEYEVPEAAQLALEQMNSVMLGGRNIKVGRPSNIGQAQPIIDQLAEEARAFNRIYVASVHQDLSDDDIKSVFEAFGKIKSCTLARDPTTGKHKGYGFIEYEKAQSSQDAVSSMNLFDLGGQYLRVGKAVTPPMPLLTPATPGGLPPAAAVAAAAATAKITAQEAVAGAAVLGTLATPGLVSPALTLAQPLGALPQAVMAAQAPGVITGVTPARPPIPVTIPSVGVVNPILSSPPTLGLLEPKKEKEEEELFAESERPEMLSEQEHMSISGSSARHMVMQKLLRKQESTVMVLRNMVDPKDIDDDLEGEVTEECGKFGAVNRVIIYQEKQGEEEDAEIIVKIFVEFSMASETHKAIQALNGRWFAGRKVVAEVYDQERFDNSDLSA, from the exons GGGACGGACCCCATCAAGATGGAGAATGGGCAAAGCACGGCCGCAAAGCTGGGGCTGCCTCCCCTGACGCCCGAGCAGCAGGAGGCCCTCCAGAAG GCCAAGAAGTACGCCATGGAGCAGAGCATTAAGAGCGTGCTGGTGAAGCAGACCATcgcccaccagcagcagcagctcaccAACCTGCAG ATGGCAGCAGTGACAATGGGCTTTGGAGATCCTCTCTCACCTTTGCAATCG ATGGCAGCTCAGCGGCAGCGGGCACTGGCCATCATGTGCAGGGTCTACGTGGGCTCCATCTACTATGAGCTGGGCGAGGACACCATTCGCCAGGCCTTTGCCCCCTTTGGGCCCATCAAGAGCATTGACATGTCGTGGGACTCCGTCACCATGAAACACAAG GGCTTTGCCTTTGTGGAGTATGAGGTCCCAGAAGCCGCGCAGCTGGCTTTGGAGCAGATGAACTCGGTGATGCTGGGCGGCCGGAACATTAAG GTGGGCAGGCCCAGCAACATTGGACAAGCCCAGCCCATCATAGACCAGCTGGCTGAGGAGGCACGTGCCTTCAACCGGATCTACGTGGCTTCTGTGCACCAGGACCTCTCAGACGATGACATCAAGAGTGTGTTTGAGGCCTTTGGCAAGATCAAATCTTGCACGCTGGCCCGGGACCCCACGACCGGCAAGCACAAGGGCTATGGCTTTATTG AGTATGAGAAGGCCCAGTCGTCTCAGGATGCCGTGTCTTCCATGAACCTCTTTGACCTGGGTGGCCAGTATTTGCGGGTGGGCAAGGCTGTCACACCCCCCATGCCCCTGCTTACACCTGCCACACCTGGAGGCCTCCCGCCGGCTGCTGCTGTGGCTGCAGCTGCAGCCACAGCCAAGATTACAGCTCAG gaagcagtGGCCGGGGCAGCAGTGCTGGGTACCCTTGCCACACCTGGATTGGTGTCCCCTGCACTGACGCTGGCCCAACCTCTAGGGGCTTTGCCCCAGGCTGTCATGGCTGCCCAAGCCCCAGGAGTCATCACAG GTGTGACCCCGGCCCGGCCTCCCATTCCAGTCACCATCCCCTCCGTGGGAGTGGTGAACCCCATCCTCTCTAGCCCCCCAACGCTGGGCCTCCTGGAGcccaagaaggagaaggaggaggaggagctgtttGCCGAGTCGGAGCGGCCAGAGATGCTGAGTGAGCAGGAGCACATGAGCATCTCGGGCAGCAGTGCGCGCCATATGGTCATGCAGAAGCTGCTGCGCAAGCAGGAG TCCACAGTGATGGTTCTGCGCAACATGGTGGACCCCAAGGACATTGACGACGACCTGGAGGGGGAGGTGACCGAGGAGTGTGGCAAGTTTGGTGCTGTCAACCGTGTCATCATCTACCAGGAGAAGCAGGGCGAGGAGGAGGACGCAGAGATCATCGTCAAGATCTTTGTGGAGTTTTCCATGGCTTCTGAGACTCACAAGGCCATCCAGGCCCTCAATGGGCGCTGGTTCGCTGGCCGCAAGGTTGTGGCTGAAGTGTATGACCAGGAGCGTTTTGATAACAGTGACCTCTCTGCGTGA
- the PUF60 gene encoding poly(U)-binding-splicing factor PUF60 isoform X5, which produces MATATIALVNGQQGGGSEPAAAVVAAGDKWKPPQGTDPIKMENGQSTAAKLGLPPLTPEQQEALQKAKKYAMEQSIKSVLVKQTIAHQQQQLTNLQMAAQRQRALAIMCRVYVGSIYYELGEDTIRQAFAPFGPIKSIDMSWDSVTMKHKGFAFVEYEVPEAAQLALEQMNSVMLGGRNIKVGRPSNIGQAQPIIDQLAEEARAFNRIYVASVHQDLSDDDIKSVFEAFGKIKSCTLARDPTTGKHKGYGFIEYEKAQSSQDAVSSMNLFDLGGQYLRVGKAVTPPMPLLTPATPGGLPPAAAVAAAAATAKITAQEAVAGAAVLGTLATPGLVSPALTLAQPLGALPQAVMAAQAPGVITGVTPARPPIPVTIPSVGVVNPILSSPPTLGLLEPKKEKEEEELFAESERPEMLSEQEHMSISGSSARHMVMQKLLRKQESTVMVLRNMVDPKDIDDDLEGEVTEECGKFGAVNRVIIYQEKQGEEEDAEIIVKIFVEFSMASETHKAIQALNGRWFAGRKVVAEVYDQERFDNSDLSA; this is translated from the exons GTCAATGGCCAGCAAGGAGGGGGGTCCGAGCCGGCGGCGGCAGtggtggcagcgggagacaaatgGAAACCGCCACAG GGGACGGACCCCATCAAGATGGAGAATGGGCAAAGCACGGCCGCAAAGCTGGGGCTGCCTCCCCTGACGCCCGAGCAGCAGGAGGCCCTCCAGAAG GCCAAGAAGTACGCCATGGAGCAGAGCATTAAGAGCGTGCTGGTGAAGCAGACCATcgcccaccagcagcagcagctcaccAACCTGCAG ATGGCAGCTCAGCGGCAGCGGGCACTGGCCATCATGTGCAGGGTCTACGTGGGCTCCATCTACTATGAGCTGGGCGAGGACACCATTCGCCAGGCCTTTGCCCCCTTTGGGCCCATCAAGAGCATTGACATGTCGTGGGACTCCGTCACCATGAAACACAAG GGCTTTGCCTTTGTGGAGTATGAGGTCCCAGAAGCCGCGCAGCTGGCTTTGGAGCAGATGAACTCGGTGATGCTGGGCGGCCGGAACATTAAG GTGGGCAGGCCCAGCAACATTGGACAAGCCCAGCCCATCATAGACCAGCTGGCTGAGGAGGCACGTGCCTTCAACCGGATCTACGTGGCTTCTGTGCACCAGGACCTCTCAGACGATGACATCAAGAGTGTGTTTGAGGCCTTTGGCAAGATCAAATCTTGCACGCTGGCCCGGGACCCCACGACCGGCAAGCACAAGGGCTATGGCTTTATTG AGTATGAGAAGGCCCAGTCGTCTCAGGATGCCGTGTCTTCCATGAACCTCTTTGACCTGGGTGGCCAGTATTTGCGGGTGGGCAAGGCTGTCACACCCCCCATGCCCCTGCTTACACCTGCCACACCTGGAGGCCTCCCGCCGGCTGCTGCTGTGGCTGCAGCTGCAGCCACAGCCAAGATTACAGCTCAG gaagcagtGGCCGGGGCAGCAGTGCTGGGTACCCTTGCCACACCTGGATTGGTGTCCCCTGCACTGACGCTGGCCCAACCTCTAGGGGCTTTGCCCCAGGCTGTCATGGCTGCCCAAGCCCCAGGAGTCATCACAG GTGTGACCCCGGCCCGGCCTCCCATTCCAGTCACCATCCCCTCCGTGGGAGTGGTGAACCCCATCCTCTCTAGCCCCCCAACGCTGGGCCTCCTGGAGcccaagaaggagaaggaggaggaggagctgtttGCCGAGTCGGAGCGGCCAGAGATGCTGAGTGAGCAGGAGCACATGAGCATCTCGGGCAGCAGTGCGCGCCATATGGTCATGCAGAAGCTGCTGCGCAAGCAGGAG TCCACAGTGATGGTTCTGCGCAACATGGTGGACCCCAAGGACATTGACGACGACCTGGAGGGGGAGGTGACCGAGGAGTGTGGCAAGTTTGGTGCTGTCAACCGTGTCATCATCTACCAGGAGAAGCAGGGCGAGGAGGAGGACGCAGAGATCATCGTCAAGATCTTTGTGGAGTTTTCCATGGCTTCTGAGACTCACAAGGCCATCCAGGCCCTCAATGGGCGCTGGTTCGCTGGCCGCAAGGTTGTGGCTGAAGTGTATGACCAGGAGCGTTTTGATAACAGTGACCTCTCTGCGTGA